In Phormidium ambiguum IAM M-71, one DNA window encodes the following:
- the kdpF gene encoding K(+)-transporting ATPase subunit F has translation MINFRHFWRLAKIQLRKKTWSSLILSLICLNLIVAPAVYAAAGGEIERSSAWAIGLLGLLTLALSIYLFVVIFQPERF, from the coding sequence ATGATAAATTTTCGACATTTTTGGAGATTAGCAAAAATACAATTAAGGAAAAAAACTTGGTCAAGTTTAATATTGTCCTTAATCTGCTTAAATCTAATAGTTGCTCCTGCTGTTTATGCGGCAGCTGGTGGAGAAATTGAGCGCAGTTCAGCTTGGGCGATAGGTCTATTAGGCTTATTAACTTTAGCTCTTTCTATTTATCTATTTGTGGTAATTTTTCAACCGGAGCGTTTTTAA
- the kdpC gene encoding K(+)-transporting ATPase subunit C: MIRETLRAIRVTLVLWILTAILYPAIILIVGLLPPLQYQANGSIITNNQEQIVGSALIGQSFTSDKYFWSRPSTTNYSSFTKEEFAPKKPENLTQRTGTSGASNFAPSNADLIKRIQLEINRWKEVGIQPTADLVYTSGSSLDPHISVESAKAQIARIAKARSLNPNQVEILLTKNIDGRFLGIFGEPGVNVLKLNLALDNLSASQ; the protein is encoded by the coding sequence ATGATTAGAGAAACTTTGCGGGCAATTCGTGTTACTTTGGTACTGTGGATATTAACAGCTATCCTTTATCCAGCAATTATCTTAATAGTAGGTTTATTGCCACCTTTGCAATATCAAGCTAATGGTAGCATTATTACTAATAATCAAGAACAAATAGTTGGTTCAGCTTTAATTGGTCAATCTTTTACTTCAGATAAATACTTCTGGAGTCGTCCTAGTACTACGAATTACAGTAGTTTTACCAAAGAAGAGTTTGCGCCAAAAAAACCAGAAAATCTTACCCAAAGAACTGGCACTTCTGGTGCCAGTAATTTTGCTCCTAGTAATGCTGATTTAATTAAAAGAATTCAACTAGAAATCAATCGTTGGAAAGAAGTTGGCATTCAACCAACAGCAGACTTAGTTTACACTTCTGGCTCTAGTTTAGATCCTCATATTAGTGTAGAATCAGCTAAAGCTCAGATTGCTAGAATAGCAAAAGCTCGATCGCTAAATCCCAATCAAGTAGAAATTTTACTAACTAAAAATATCGACGGCAGATTTTTAGGCATTTTCGGAGAACCCGGAGTCAATGTTTTAAAATTAAATCTAGCATTGGATAATTTATCTGCCAGTCAATAA
- a CDS encoding sensor histidine kinase KdpD, giving the protein MIHYSEIVYQSNSQRRGKHKIFIGMAPGVGKTFRMLEEAHQLKEEGIDVVIGLLETHGREETAEKAIGLEVVPTKEIIHNGITLKEMDTDAIIARQPQLVLVDELAHTNVPGSVNEKRYQDVELILVAGINVHSTVNIQHLESLNDLVAKITGIVVRERIPDRILDEADEIVVIDVTPETLQERLTEGKIYASDKIEQALLNFFQRRHLVALRELALREVADNIEQDAVTSSPSDRYCTVHERVLVCISTYPNSVQLLRRGARIATQLHARLYALFVNHPEHFLTKEESIHIETCENICRQFNGAFLRVTSTDVAQTIADTAHKYHITQVVLGQSQKSRWELFWRGSLVQKLVKYLKEVDLHVIATQETKSK; this is encoded by the coding sequence ATGATTCATTATAGTGAGATTGTCTATCAATCAAACTCCCAACGCCGAGGTAAACATAAAATATTTATTGGCATGGCACCTGGCGTTGGTAAAACATTCCGAATGTTAGAAGAAGCTCATCAATTAAAAGAAGAAGGAATTGATGTTGTAATTGGATTATTGGAAACTCATGGACGGGAAGAAACAGCTGAAAAAGCCATAGGTTTAGAAGTAGTTCCTACTAAAGAAATTATCCACAATGGTATTACCTTAAAAGAAATGGATACGGATGCCATTATTGCTCGTCAACCACAATTAGTTTTAGTTGATGAATTAGCCCATACTAATGTTCCAGGTTCAGTCAATGAAAAACGTTATCAAGATGTAGAACTAATTTTAGTAGCCGGAATTAATGTACATTCAACTGTTAATATCCAACATTTAGAAAGCCTCAATGATTTAGTAGCTAAAATTACGGGTATAGTTGTGAGGGAAAGAATTCCCGATCGCATTTTAGACGAAGCCGACGAAATAGTAGTTATTGATGTCACTCCCGAAACTTTACAAGAAAGATTAACCGAAGGAAAAATTTACGCCTCAGACAAAATTGAACAAGCTTTATTGAATTTCTTTCAACGTCGCCACTTAGTTGCTTTACGAGAATTAGCTTTACGCGAAGTAGCAGATAATATTGAACAAGATGCCGTTACCTCCAGTCCAAGCGATCGATATTGTACCGTTCACGAGCGAGTTTTAGTTTGCATTTCTACTTATCCTAACTCCGTTCAATTATTGCGAAGAGGAGCCAGAATCGCTACTCAATTACACGCCCGCCTTTATGCTTTATTTGTCAATCATCCAGAGCATTTTTTAACTAAAGAAGAAAGCATACATATTGAAACTTGTGAAAATATTTGCCGTCAGTTTAACGGAGCTTTTTTAAGAGTAACTAGCACCGATGTTGCCCAAACGATCGCAGACACCGCCCACAAATATCACATTACCCAAGTTGTTTTAGGACAATCACAAAAATCTCGCTGGGAACTATTTTGGCGCGGTTCTCTAGTACAAAAATTAGTCAAATATCTTAAAGAAGTAGATTTGCACGTTATCGCCACCCAAGAAACCAAATCTAAGTAA
- a CDS encoding anhydro-N-acetylmuramic acid kinase: MTRVIGLISGTSVDGIDAALVDISGTELDLKIELLAGQTYPYPPALREKILAVCAGAAISMAELAQLDDAIAKVFAQAAQNIQTNHPNAELIGSHGQTVYHRPPNTPESNTTLGYSLQLGRGEVIAQLTGIETISNFRVADIACGGQGAPLVSRIDAFLLSHPTEHRCIQNIGGIGNVTYLPPRSQENWLQSICGWDTGPGNSLLDLAVQYLTDGSKTYDKNGEWAASGVPCFPLVERWLKHPFFQESPPKSTGRELFGVDYFQQCLADLKGYELSSGDFLATLTELTVASIVQSYHNFLPKMPDKVLLCGGGSRNLYLKKRLATNLNAKAKTLIPVLTTDEVGLSADYKEAIAFAVLAYWRNQQIPGNLTQVTGAQKEITLGNIHLVCHGLRASIESC; encoded by the coding sequence ATGACTAGAGTAATAGGTTTAATAAGTGGTACATCAGTAGATGGAATCGATGCAGCATTAGTAGACATTTCCGGGACAGAACTTGACCTAAAAATTGAACTTTTAGCTGGACAAACTTACCCCTACCCGCCAGCATTAAGAGAAAAAATTTTAGCCGTTTGTGCCGGGGCAGCAATTTCAATGGCAGAATTAGCTCAATTAGATGATGCGATCGCCAAAGTCTTCGCTCAAGCCGCCCAAAACATTCAAACAAACCATCCTAACGCTGAACTAATCGGCTCTCACGGACAAACAGTTTACCATCGCCCACCCAACACGCCAGAGAGCAACACTACTTTAGGATACAGCTTGCAATTAGGTAGAGGCGAAGTAATTGCTCAATTAACTGGGATTGAGACTATCAGCAACTTTCGCGTTGCAGACATCGCCTGTGGCGGACAAGGTGCGCCTTTAGTATCTCGGATTGATGCCTTTCTTTTAAGTCACCCCACAGAACATCGCTGCATTCAAAACATCGGTGGAATTGGAAATGTAACTTATTTACCCCCTCGAAGTCAGGAAAATTGGTTACAATCCATTTGCGGTTGGGATACAGGCCCCGGAAACTCCCTTTTAGACCTAGCAGTGCAGTACCTAACAGATGGAAGCAAAACCTATGACAAAAACGGCGAATGGGCAGCTAGTGGTGTACCGTGTTTTCCCTTAGTGGAACGTTGGTTAAAACATCCCTTTTTCCAAGAATCCCCACCGAAATCTACAGGTAGAGAATTATTTGGCGTAGATTATTTCCAACAATGTTTAGCAGACCTTAAAGGATATGAACTAAGTTCCGGGGATTTTCTAGCAACATTGACTGAACTTACTGTCGCCTCAATCGTTCAAAGTTACCACAACTTCTTGCCGAAAATGCCAGACAAAGTGTTACTTTGTGGTGGAGGTAGTCGGAATCTTTACTTAAAAAAACGCTTGGCAACTAATTTAAACGCAAAAGCAAAAACATTAATCCCTGTTCTCACCACAGATGAAGTTGGTTTGAGTGCAGACTATAAAGAAGCGATCGCATTTGCTGTTCTAGCATATTGGCGAAATCAACAAATACCTGGTAATCTTACGCAGGTAACAGGTGCCCAGAAAGAAATAACTTTGGGGAATATTCACCTTGTTTGTCATGGACTCCGTGCTAGCATAGAGTCCTGCTAA
- a CDS encoding serine/threonine protein kinase produces the protein MADPKDPNIGRLLDSRYQLMELIGTGAMGRVYRANDTLLGGVPVAVKFLSLGIQNQKLRLRERFEQEARTCALLGQKSLHIVRVTDFGVDENSTPFYVMEYLQGESLSDVIRSQALPLPKFLSLARQICLGLQCAHQGIPVEGEICSIIHRDIKPSNILVIQDPSLGQLVKILDFGIAKLRQADSDQTNYYLGTLAYSSPEQMEGKELDTRSDIYSLGVLMFEMLTGKMPLQAETHSFGGWYKVHHFQKPRSFDSANPDLKLPKALENLIMSCLAKAPSDRPQSVAEILRALEPLEQRFSTGRQIGQRISTKLSEISQGQQAKLLNAPSTSPEEIERLARMQTWPPDKPHAEIVFANTLGNGKQKLATLWVMLKKSDIQQRMVCKRYNQFLFSMSPHPMLLWITALYTREVGARWLRCYLDMKTPQGEEITKLLGETGRYLVLLFPLEEPKRCIHVLSVNIAPTQCQLLQQWAQTSQALISTGSPKMSKELLHNQFERIKPQMLMKLETSSSLGQLDDKLEKQS, from the coding sequence ATGGCAGATCCGAAAGATCCGAATATTGGTCGCTTACTTGATAGTCGCTATCAGCTAATGGAGTTGATAGGTACAGGGGCTATGGGTCGGGTTTATCGGGCTAATGATACGTTGCTGGGAGGAGTTCCCGTCGCCGTGAAATTCCTATCTTTGGGAATTCAAAATCAAAAACTACGGTTGCGAGAGCGATTTGAACAAGAAGCCCGAACCTGCGCCCTTTTAGGTCAAAAAAGTTTGCATATCGTCCGCGTTACAGACTTTGGCGTGGATGAAAACAGCACGCCATTTTATGTAATGGAATATTTACAGGGAGAAAGCCTTAGTGATGTAATTCGCTCTCAAGCTTTACCTTTACCTAAATTCCTCAGCTTAGCACGACAAATTTGTTTAGGATTACAATGTGCTCATCAAGGCATCCCTGTAGAAGGAGAAATTTGCTCAATTATTCACCGGGATATTAAACCCAGCAATATATTGGTGATTCAAGACCCTAGTTTAGGGCAGTTAGTAAAAATTCTTGACTTTGGCATTGCCAAACTGCGTCAAGCGGATAGCGACCAAACTAATTATTATTTAGGAACTTTGGCTTACTCTTCTCCAGAACAAATGGAGGGTAAAGAATTAGACACCCGCTCAGATATTTACAGTCTGGGTGTGTTGATGTTTGAAATGCTGACTGGGAAAATGCCATTACAGGCAGAAACTCACTCTTTTGGCGGTTGGTATAAAGTCCATCATTTCCAAAAACCACGCTCTTTCGATTCCGCTAACCCTGATTTAAAACTGCCAAAAGCTCTGGAAAATTTAATCATGAGTTGTTTGGCGAAAGCACCGAGCGATCGGCCCCAGTCAGTAGCAGAAATCCTCCGCGCACTAGAACCTTTAGAACAAAGGTTCAGTACGGGTAGGCAAATAGGTCAACGCATTAGCACTAAACTTTCCGAAATTTCCCAAGGACAACAAGCAAAACTGCTAAACGCACCTTCAACTTCCCCAGAAGAAATCGAGCGGTTGGCGAGAATGCAAACTTGGCCTCCAGATAAACCCCACGCAGAAATCGTCTTTGCTAACACTTTAGGCAATGGTAAGCAAAAGCTAGCCACTCTCTGGGTAATGCTGAAAAAGTCTGATATTCAACAACGTATGGTTTGCAAGCGTTATAACCAATTCTTGTTTTCCATGTCTCCCCATCCGATGCTGTTATGGATCACAGCACTATACACCCGTGAGGTTGGTGCTAGGTGGCTACGTTGTTATTTGGATATGAAAACTCCTCAAGGTGAGGAAATTACTAAACTTTTGGGGGAAACAGGTCGATATTTAGTCTTGTTATTCCCTTTGGAGGAACCGAAACGCTGTATTCATGTCCTCAGTGTGAATATTGCTCCTACTCAATGTCAATTACTGCAACAGTGGGCACAAACAAGTCAGGCATTAATCTCCACTGGCTCACCGAAAATGAGCAAGGAATTGCTCCATAATCAGTTTGAAAGGATTAAGCCACAAATGTTGATGAAACTAGAAACGAGTTCTTCTTTGGGTCAACTAGATGACAAGTTGGAGAAGCAAAGTTAA
- a CDS encoding NblA/ycf18 family protein: MNQPIELSLEQQFNIRSFQTQVEQMSLEQAQDFLMKLYEQMVYREATYKHLLKHQWGLEPSPNFE; this comes from the coding sequence ATGAATCAACCTATTGAACTTTCCTTAGAACAGCAATTCAACATCCGTTCCTTCCAGACCCAAGTAGAACAAATGAGCCTGGAACAAGCCCAAGACTTTTTAATGAAGCTCTATGAGCAAATGGTTTATAGAGAAGCGACCTACAAACATCTACTCAAGCACCAGTGGGGCTTAGAACCAAGTCCTAACTTTGAATAG